The following are from one region of the Nostoc cf. commune SO-36 genome:
- the cysC gene encoding adenylyl-sulfate kinase, which produces MSHQGLILWLTGLSGAGKTTIASSVAQELRSRGCRVELLDGDVVRTHLSQGLGFSKQDRDTNVRRIGFVANLLSRNGVVAIVAVISPYREIRDELRQTTTNFVEVYVQAPLAVCESRDVKGLYAKARTGQIKHFTGISDPYEEPLNPEVICLTDQFTIEQCVYQLVNYLDCQGYIRHNC; this is translated from the coding sequence ATGAGTCATCAAGGTCTAATCCTCTGGCTAACAGGGTTAAGTGGCGCGGGTAAAACAACGATCGCCTCATCTGTTGCCCAAGAACTGCGATCGCGGGGTTGCCGAGTAGAATTACTTGATGGTGATGTCGTTCGCACCCATTTATCTCAAGGACTTGGATTTAGTAAACAAGATAGGGATACAAATGTCCGGCGGATTGGTTTTGTTGCAAATTTACTCAGTCGAAATGGGGTAGTAGCGATCGTTGCTGTAATCAGCCCCTATCGAGAAATTCGAGATGAATTGAGACAAACAACCACCAATTTTGTAGAAGTTTACGTTCAAGCACCATTAGCAGTTTGTGAATCCCGTGATGTGAAGGGACTTTACGCCAAAGCCAGAACAGGACAAATCAAACATTTTACTGGTATATCTGATCCTTACGAAGAACCTTTAAATCCAGAGGTTATTTGTTTAACTGATCAATTTACTATTGAGCAATGTGTTTACCAACTAGTTAACTACTTAGACTGCCAAGGCTACATTAGACATAACTGCTAG
- a CDS encoding helix-turn-helix domain-containing protein, with translation MEQLILPDILTLEEVSAYLRLPTQTVVHQTMLGNIPGRKIENDWRFLKAAIDDWLRSKSSRAVLFQQVGALADDDTLADLRAKIYQDRERSEVDAESEA, from the coding sequence ATGGAGCAATTAATATTACCAGATATCCTCACTCTTGAAGAAGTCTCAGCATACCTAAGACTACCCACTCAAACAGTTGTGCATCAAACAATGCTTGGGAATATTCCAGGTCGTAAAATTGAAAATGACTGGAGATTTTTAAAAGCGGCAATTGACGATTGGCTGCGTTCAAAAAGCAGTCGGGCTGTTCTGTTTCAACAAGTAGGCGCTTTAGCCGATGATGATACTCTTGCAGATTTAAGAGCAAAAATTTACCAGGACAGGGAACGTTCTGAAGTCGATGCGGAGTCTGAGGCTTAA
- a CDS encoding type II toxin-antitoxin system VapC family toxin encodes MHLLDTDTLTHLYAGQLNVTERLRSVDDPDVGITIITKGEVLRGRIDYLLKAQTGADLLKAQSLLFRSEELLNQLLVVPVSQAASEQFDRLRIAPKLQKIGRADLLIASIALSNQATLVTRNLRHFRQIPGVRVVNWVD; translated from the coding sequence ATGCATTTGCTCGATACAGACACCCTCACTCATCTTTATGCTGGGCAGCTAAATGTAACTGAGCGATTGAGGTCTGTGGACGATCCAGACGTGGGCATTACCATTATTACCAAAGGTGAAGTTTTGCGCGGACGGATTGACTACCTTCTGAAAGCTCAGACGGGTGCAGATTTACTTAAGGCACAATCGCTTTTATTTCGTAGTGAAGAACTACTAAATCAACTTTTAGTTGTGCCAGTAAGTCAGGCAGCATCAGAACAGTTTGATAGACTACGTATTGCGCCCAAACTACAAAAAATAGGACGAGCCGATTTGTTGATTGCAAGTATTGCTCTTTCCAATCAAGCTACATTGGTCACACGAAACCTTCGCCATTTCAGACAGATTCCTGGTGTGCGAGTTGTCAACTGGGTTGATTGA
- the argZ gene encoding bifunctional arginine dihydrolase/ornithine cyclodeaminase, whose translation MTSRIRFLMCPPDHYDVDYVINPWMEGNIHKSSRDRAVEQWQGLHHILKEHAIVDLVPPEKGWPDLVFTANAGLVLGNNVVLSRFLHKERQGEEPFFKQWFEANGYIVNELPKDLPFEGAGDALLDREGRWLWAGYGFRSELDSHPYLAKWLDIEVLSLRLIDERFYHLDTCFCPLTNGYLVYYPGAFDSYSNRLIEMRVAPEKRIAIAEADAVNFACNTVNVDNIVIMNKASDALKTRLADVGFQVLETPLTEFLKAGGAAKCLTLRVTEPVRDELHANVSVESRVIRMEGHLLDAGLINRALDLIIDAGGSFQVLNFNLGEQRQSTSAAEVKVSAPSHGVMEEIISMLIDLGAVNLPHDERDAILEPVIQDGVAPDDFYVSTIYPTEVRINGQWVKVENQRMDGAIAITQTPTGLVARCKILRDLKVGEQVIVDVLGIRTIRKTESREQRSTQEFSFMSAGVSSERRVELVVEQVAWELRKIRDAGGKVVVTAGPVVIHTGGGEHLAQLVREGYVQALLGGNAIAVHDIEQNIMGTSLGVDMKRGIAVRGGHRHHLKVINSIRRYGSIPKAVEVGAIKSGVMYECVHNNVPFVLAGSIRDDGPLPDTVMDLIQAQEEYAKHLEGAEMILMLSSMLHSIGVGNMTPAGVKMVCVDINPAVVTKLSDRGSVESVGVVTDVGLFLSLLIQQLDKLTSPYVNKVG comes from the coding sequence ATGACTTCCCGGATTCGCTTTTTAATGTGCCCTCCTGACCACTATGATGTGGACTATGTGATTAATCCTTGGATGGAAGGGAATATTCACAAGTCATCGCGCGATCGCGCCGTGGAACAGTGGCAGGGACTACACCATATCCTTAAAGAACACGCCATTGTCGATTTAGTACCACCTGAAAAAGGCTGGCCTGATTTGGTTTTTACCGCCAACGCTGGCTTAGTACTGGGCAATAACGTCGTCCTCAGCCGCTTTTTGCACAAAGAACGTCAGGGAGAGGAGCCTTTCTTCAAGCAATGGTTTGAGGCAAATGGTTATATAGTCAATGAACTTCCCAAAGATTTGCCCTTTGAGGGAGCAGGAGACGCACTGCTGGATCGGGAAGGACGCTGGTTATGGGCAGGATACGGTTTCCGCTCGGAATTAGATTCTCACCCTTATCTAGCTAAATGGCTGGATATTGAGGTGCTATCCCTACGATTAATAGACGAACGTTTCTATCATCTGGATACCTGCTTTTGTCCTCTAACAAATGGTTATTTGGTGTACTATCCCGGTGCTTTTGATTCTTACTCCAACCGCTTAATTGAAATGCGAGTCGCCCCAGAAAAGCGAATCGCAATTGCTGAAGCCGATGCTGTGAACTTCGCTTGTAATACGGTGAATGTGGATAACATCGTCATCATGAACAAAGCGAGTGATGCTTTAAAAACCCGCCTTGCAGATGTAGGTTTCCAAGTGCTGGAAACACCACTTACTGAATTTCTTAAAGCTGGTGGTGCGGCTAAATGTTTAACTTTGCGGGTAACGGAACCAGTTAGAGATGAACTTCATGCCAATGTGTCGGTAGAAAGCCGCGTCATTCGCATGGAAGGACATTTGCTAGATGCTGGCTTAATTAACCGCGCTTTGGATTTGATTATAGATGCCGGGGGAAGTTTCCAAGTCCTAAATTTCAACTTGGGAGAACAACGGCAAAGTACCTCAGCCGCCGAAGTGAAGGTATCAGCACCATCTCATGGGGTGATGGAAGAAATCATCTCAATGTTGATTGATTTGGGTGCAGTAAATTTACCTCATGATGAGCGAGATGCTATCTTGGAGCCGGTAATCCAAGATGGTGTTGCACCTGATGATTTCTACGTCAGTACAATTTATCCCACTGAAGTGCGAATTAATGGTCAGTGGGTGAAAGTAGAAAATCAGCGCATGGATGGCGCGATCGCTATTACTCAAACTCCTACAGGTTTAGTTGCTAGGTGTAAAATACTGCGCGATTTGAAAGTTGGCGAACAGGTAATTGTTGACGTTTTAGGTATCCGCACCATCCGCAAAACTGAATCGCGGGAACAACGCAGCACCCAAGAATTCAGCTTTATGTCGGCGGGAGTTTCCAGCGAACGGCGCGTGGAATTAGTCGTTGAGCAAGTAGCTTGGGAATTGCGTAAAATCCGCGATGCTGGTGGTAAAGTAGTTGTCACGGCTGGCCCAGTAGTAATTCACACTGGCGGCGGTGAACACCTGGCGCAACTGGTTCGGGAAGGATATGTACAGGCATTGCTGGGTGGAAATGCGATCGCAGTTCACGACATCGAGCAAAATATCATGGGCACTTCCTTGGGTGTGGACATGAAGCGGGGTATCGCCGTTCGTGGTGGACACCGCCATCACCTGAAGGTAATTAATAGTATCCGCCGTTATGGCAGCATTCCCAAAGCTGTGGAAGTAGGGGCAATTAAAAGTGGCGTGATGTATGAATGTGTCCACAATAATGTACCTTTTGTGCTTGCGGGTTCGATTCGGGATGACGGGCCTTTGCCTGATACCGTAATGGATTTGATTCAAGCACAGGAAGAATATGCCAAACACTTAGAAGGTGCAGAGATGATTTTGATGTTGTCATCGATGCTGCACTCCATTGGCGTGGGAAATATGACCCCGGCTGGTGTGAAAATGGTGTGTGTGGATATCAATCCGGCTGTGGTGACTAAGTTAAGCGATCGCGGTTCTGTAGAATCGGTGGGTGTAGTGACGGATGTGGGATTATTCCTCAGTCTGTTGATTCAGCAGTTGGATAAGTTGACAAGTCCTTATGTGAATAAGGTAGGTTAA
- a CDS encoding DUF2085 domain-containing protein, with product MTRVAFIELQVNWVSLIADFLLVGMVFGPPIAPFLAASGVWLLPGIADIIYFMGNHVCPQPDMGLDLAPPFIMAVCMRCYGTVTGLLITRLLYGVTGGKGFYWLSQYGWSGAALASVLMMAYPLELAAQVLGLWSFNNYLVTPFGLITGLAWGLFTMPILHGWRVAKTSLHEL from the coding sequence ATGACAAGAGTAGCTTTCATTGAGTTGCAGGTTAATTGGGTTAGTTTGATTGCTGATTTCTTGTTGGTAGGGATGGTTTTTGGCCCGCCGATTGCTCCCTTTCTGGCTGCGTCTGGGGTGTGGTTGCTTCCTGGAATTGCGGACATCATTTATTTCATGGGTAATCATGTTTGTCCGCAACCAGATATGGGGTTAGATTTAGCACCACCGTTTATTATGGCTGTATGTATGCGTTGTTATGGCACTGTCACGGGTTTGCTGATAACGCGGCTGCTGTATGGCGTAACTGGTGGTAAAGGATTTTACTGGTTAAGTCAGTATGGTTGGAGTGGTGCGGCTTTAGCTAGTGTGCTGATGATGGCTTATCCTTTGGAATTGGCAGCGCAGGTTTTGGGTTTGTGGAGTTTTAATAACTATCTGGTTACGCCTTTTGGGTTGATTACAGGTTTGGCGTGGGGATTGTTTACTATGCCGATATTGCATGGGTGGCGGGTTGCGAAAACCAGCTTGCATGAATTGTAG